Proteins from one Salvelinus sp. IW2-2015 linkage group LG32, ASM291031v2, whole genome shotgun sequence genomic window:
- the tcf3a gene encoding transcription factor 3a isoform X2, whose amino-acid sequence MATVGTDKELSDLLDFSAMFAPPVLNGKNRPTTLASSQFGGTGMDERSGSTPWASGEQNSPSFNQGRGYGEGTHYNEHECLASTPMFGSGIVGKAERGPYSSFGAQPGFMPSEMPMPSPDALSPSGLKSGSQFYPSQFNPRRRSTQESMDGQPKKIRKVPPGLPSSVYASASGEDYNRDGAGYPASKPGNVGYPGSFYMQEGHHPSPDPWSSAGPMGQPGYSAVLGNSPHLGQPAPFTAINPQDRLKRQPLPLSPQNYPLHGSXVNGSFHPGSTGYGVPNHTPPINGTDSIMANRGTAPPSSGDEIGKALASIYPSDHNSNTFPSSPSTPVGSPQAIAGSASQWSRGSGQATPSPNFEGGLQALQNKMEDRLEEAIHVLQRHAGGQGGPGGLTDMHSLLSAGIGGLAQAFNNAGLGLANRLPNLMSNHHEDSAGPPSSGPGLHGHHGPPSAQPGSQPEGFTSLSRSTHSSSGADIKREDKEDDENSSVADKSEDEKKDSKARPRTRETFSFQTFSSSLSDTGADSCSVASPSDDNLTAEEKEKRERERRSANNVRERVRVRDINEAFRELGRMVQVHLRGDKAQTKLIILQQASQVIMGLEKQVRERNLNPKAACLKRREEEKVSGVDPQMQMGGGHPGLGGDGHNSVNHM is encoded by the exons gtATGGATGAGCGAAGCGGTTCTACCCCCTGGGCATCTGGAGAACAGAACAGCCCTTCCTTCAACCAGGGACGG GGTTATGGTGAAGGAACTCATTACAATGAGCATGAATGCCTGGCTTCCACCCCTATGTTCGGCTCAGGAATTGTGG GCAAAGCTGAGCGAGGACCCTACTCTTCTTTTGGAGCACAG CCGGGCTTTATGCCCAGTGAGATGCCCATGCCCAGTCCTGATGCCCTGTCCCCCTCGGGTCTGAAGTCAGGCTCCCAGTTTTACCCCTCCCAGTTCAATCCTCGCAGGAGATCCACCCAGGAGAGCATGG ATGGCCAGCCAAAAAAGATCAGGAAAGTTCCCCCTGGCCTGCCCTCTTCA gtgTATGCGTCGGCCTCAGGAGAGGACTATAACAGAGACGGTGCAGGGTATCCTGCCTCCAAGCCTGGGAACGTGGGCTACCCCGGCTCCTTCTATATGCAAG AAGGTCACCACCCCTCCCCTGACCCGTGGAGTTCTGCCGGGCCGATGGGGCAGCCGGGCTACTCTGCTGTGCTGggtaactcccctcacctgggcCAGCCCGCCCCCTTCACCGCCATCAACCCCCAGGACAGACTG AAGCGCCAGCCGTTGCCACTCTCGCCCCAGAACTACCCCCTGCACGGCAGCRAGGTGAACGGGAGCTTTCACCCTGGGTCCACTGGCTACGGAGTCCCCAACCACACACCCCCCATCAACGGAACAGACAGCATCATGG CCAACCGGGGAACAGCTCCACCTAGCTCAGGAGATGAGATCGGCAAAGCCCTGGCATCA ATTTATCCTTCGGACCACAACAGCAACACCTTCCCTTCATCTCCATCTACTCCAGTGGGCTCTCCCCAGGCCATAGCAG gttCTGCCTCTCAGTGGTCCCGGGGCTCGGGACAGGCCACACCCTCTCCAAACTTTGAGGGAGGACTGCAGGCTCTG CAAAACAAAATGGAGGACCGTCTGGAGGAGGCAATCCACGTTCTGCAGCGCCACGCCGGGGGACAGGGGGGCCCAGGGGGGCTGACTGACATGCACAGCCTCCTCAGCGCTGGGATAGGAGGTCTTGCCCAGGCCTTCAACAACGCTGGCCTGGGACTGGCCAACAGACTGCCCAACCTA ATGTCCAACCACCATGAGGACTCTGCTGGTCCGCCCTCTAGTGGTCCTGGTCTGCATGGTCACCATGGCCCTCCCTCAGCCCAGCCTGGCAGCCAACCTGAGGGCTTCACCA GCCTCTCCCGCTCCACACACTCGTCCAGTGGCGCCGACATCAAAAGGGAGGACAAGGAGGATGACGAGAACTCCTCCGTGGCTGACAAGTCAGAGGACGAGAAGAAAGACTCGAAGGCCCGCCCCCGAACAAG AGAGACGTTCTCCTTCCagaccttctcttcctccctatcAGACACGGGAGCAGA CAGCTGCAGCGTGGCCTCGCCCAGCGACGACAACCTGAcggcagaggagaaggagaagcgtGAGCGGGAGCGCCGCTCGGCCAACAACGTCCGGGAGAGGGTGCGCGTGCGCGACATTAACGAGGCGTTCAGGGAGCTGGGCCGGATGGTGCAGGTGCACCTGCGCGGCGACAAGGCCCAGACCAAACTCATCATCCTGCAGCAGGCCTCGCAGGTCATTATGGGCCTGGAGAAGCAGGTCCGAG AGCGTAACCTGAAYCCCAAGGCAGCGTGTCTGAagcggagggaggaagagaaggtttCGGGGGTGGACCCCCAGATGCAGATGGGAGGGGGCCACCCCGGGTTAGGCGGCGATGGACACAACTCTGTGAACCATATGTAA
- the tcf3a gene encoding transcription factor 3a isoform X3: MATVGTDKELSDLLDFSAMFAPPVLNGKNRPTTLASSQFGGTGMDERSGSTPWASGEQNSPSFNQGRGYGEGTHYNEHECLASTPMFGSGIVGKAERGPYSSFGAQPGFMPSEMPMPSPDALSPSGLKSGSQFYPSQFNPRRRSTQESMDGQPKKIRKVPPGLPSSVYASASGEDYNRDGAGYPASKPGNVGYPGSFYMQEGHHPSPDPWSSAGPMGQPGYSAVLGNSPHLGQPAPFTAINPQDRLKRQPLPLSPQNYPLHGSXVNGSFHPGSTGYGVPNHTPPINGTDSIMANRGTAPPSSGDEIGKALASIYPSDHNSNTFPSSPSTPVGSPQAIAGSASQWSRGSGQATPSPNFEGGLQALQNKMEDRLEEAIHVLQRHAGGQGGPGGLTDMHSLLSAGIGGLAQAFNNAGLGLANRLPNLMSNHHEDSAGPPSSGPGLHGHHGPPSAQPGSQPEGFTSLSRSTHSSSGADIKREDKEDDENSSVADKSEDEKKDSKARPRTRETFSFQTFSSSLSDTGADHDDEDEDDEDLPPELKKEREKERRVANNARERLRVRDINEAFKELGRMCQLHLTNEKPQTKLLILHQAVNVILNLEQQVRERNLNPKAACLKRREEEKVSGVDPQMQMGGGHPGLGGDGHNSVNHM, encoded by the exons gtATGGATGAGCGAAGCGGTTCTACCCCCTGGGCATCTGGAGAACAGAACAGCCCTTCCTTCAACCAGGGACGG GGTTATGGTGAAGGAACTCATTACAATGAGCATGAATGCCTGGCTTCCACCCCTATGTTCGGCTCAGGAATTGTGG GCAAAGCTGAGCGAGGACCCTACTCTTCTTTTGGAGCACAG CCGGGCTTTATGCCCAGTGAGATGCCCATGCCCAGTCCTGATGCCCTGTCCCCCTCGGGTCTGAAGTCAGGCTCCCAGTTTTACCCCTCCCAGTTCAATCCTCGCAGGAGATCCACCCAGGAGAGCATGG ATGGCCAGCCAAAAAAGATCAGGAAAGTTCCCCCTGGCCTGCCCTCTTCA gtgTATGCGTCGGCCTCAGGAGAGGACTATAACAGAGACGGTGCAGGGTATCCTGCCTCCAAGCCTGGGAACGTGGGCTACCCCGGCTCCTTCTATATGCAAG AAGGTCACCACCCCTCCCCTGACCCGTGGAGTTCTGCCGGGCCGATGGGGCAGCCGGGCTACTCTGCTGTGCTGggtaactcccctcacctgggcCAGCCCGCCCCCTTCACCGCCATCAACCCCCAGGACAGACTG AAGCGCCAGCCGTTGCCACTCTCGCCCCAGAACTACCCCCTGCACGGCAGCRAGGTGAACGGGAGCTTTCACCCTGGGTCCACTGGCTACGGAGTCCCCAACCACACACCCCCCATCAACGGAACAGACAGCATCATGG CCAACCGGGGAACAGCTCCACCTAGCTCAGGAGATGAGATCGGCAAAGCCCTGGCATCA ATTTATCCTTCGGACCACAACAGCAACACCTTCCCTTCATCTCCATCTACTCCAGTGGGCTCTCCCCAGGCCATAGCAG gttCTGCCTCTCAGTGGTCCCGGGGCTCGGGACAGGCCACACCCTCTCCAAACTTTGAGGGAGGACTGCAGGCTCTG CAAAACAAAATGGAGGACCGTCTGGAGGAGGCAATCCACGTTCTGCAGCGCCACGCCGGGGGACAGGGGGGCCCAGGGGGGCTGACTGACATGCACAGCCTCCTCAGCGCTGGGATAGGAGGTCTTGCCCAGGCCTTCAACAACGCTGGCCTGGGACTGGCCAACAGACTGCCCAACCTA ATGTCCAACCACCATGAGGACTCTGCTGGTCCGCCCTCTAGTGGTCCTGGTCTGCATGGTCACCATGGCCCTCCCTCAGCCCAGCCTGGCAGCCAACCTGAGGGCTTCACCA GCCTCTCCCGCTCCACACACTCGTCCAGTGGCGCCGACATCAAAAGGGAGGACAAGGAGGATGACGAGAACTCCTCCGTGGCTGACAAGTCAGAGGACGAGAAGAAAGACTCGAAGGCCCGCCCCCGAACAAG AGAGACGTTCTCCTTCCagaccttctcttcctccctatcAGACACGGGAGCAGA TCACGATGATGAGGACGAGGATGACGAGGATCTGCCGCCGGAGTTgaagaaagagcgggagaaagaGCGGCGGGTGGCAAATAATGCCCGTGAGCGTCTGCGCGTGCGGGACATCAACGAAGCCTTTAAGGAGCTGGGGCGCATGTGTCAGCTTCATCTGACTAATGAGAAACCCCAGACCAAACTGCTCATTCTGCACCAGGCCGTTAATGTTATACTCAACCTGGAGCAGCAAGTCCGAG AGCGTAACCTGAAYCCCAAGGCAGCGTGTCTGAagcggagggaggaagagaaggtttCGGGGGTGGACCCCCAGATGCAGATGGGAGGGGGCCACCCCGGGTTAGGCGGCGATGGACACAACTCTGTGAACCATATGTAA
- the tcf3a gene encoding transcription factor 3a isoform X1, protein MATVGTDKELSDLLDFSAMFAPPVLNGKNRPTTLASSQFGGTGMDERSGSTPWASGEQNSPSFNQGRGYGEGTHYNEHECLASTPMFGSGIVGKAERGPYSSFGAQPGFMPSEMPMPSPDALSPSGLKSGSQFYPSQFNPRRRSTQESMDGQPKKIRKVPPGLPSSVYASASGEDYNRDGAGYPASKPGNVGYPGSFYMQEGHHPSPDPWSSAGPMGQPGYSAVLGNSPHLGQPAPFTAINPQDRLKRQPLPLSPQNYPLHGSXVNGSFHPGSTGYGVPNHTPPINGTDSIMANRGTAPPSSGDEIGKALASIYPSDHNSNTFPSSPSTPVGSPQAIAGSASQWSRGSGQATPSPNFEGGLQALQNKMEDRLEEAIHVLQRHAGGQGGPGGLTDMHSLLSAGIGGLAQAFNNAGLGLANRLPNLMSNHHEDSAGPPSSGPGLHGHHGPPSAQPGSQPEGFTSLSRSTHSSSGADIKREDKEDDENSSVADKSEDEKKDSKARPRTRETFSFQTFSSSLSDTGADSSCSVASPSDDNLTAEEKEKRERERRSANNVRERVRVRDINEAFRELGRMVQVHLRGDKAQTKLIILQQASQVIMGLEKQVRERNLNPKAACLKRREEEKVSGVDPQMQMGGGHPGLGGDGHNSVNHM, encoded by the exons gtATGGATGAGCGAAGCGGTTCTACCCCCTGGGCATCTGGAGAACAGAACAGCCCTTCCTTCAACCAGGGACGG GGTTATGGTGAAGGAACTCATTACAATGAGCATGAATGCCTGGCTTCCACCCCTATGTTCGGCTCAGGAATTGTGG GCAAAGCTGAGCGAGGACCCTACTCTTCTTTTGGAGCACAG CCGGGCTTTATGCCCAGTGAGATGCCCATGCCCAGTCCTGATGCCCTGTCCCCCTCGGGTCTGAAGTCAGGCTCCCAGTTTTACCCCTCCCAGTTCAATCCTCGCAGGAGATCCACCCAGGAGAGCATGG ATGGCCAGCCAAAAAAGATCAGGAAAGTTCCCCCTGGCCTGCCCTCTTCA gtgTATGCGTCGGCCTCAGGAGAGGACTATAACAGAGACGGTGCAGGGTATCCTGCCTCCAAGCCTGGGAACGTGGGCTACCCCGGCTCCTTCTATATGCAAG AAGGTCACCACCCCTCCCCTGACCCGTGGAGTTCTGCCGGGCCGATGGGGCAGCCGGGCTACTCTGCTGTGCTGggtaactcccctcacctgggcCAGCCCGCCCCCTTCACCGCCATCAACCCCCAGGACAGACTG AAGCGCCAGCCGTTGCCACTCTCGCCCCAGAACTACCCCCTGCACGGCAGCRAGGTGAACGGGAGCTTTCACCCTGGGTCCACTGGCTACGGAGTCCCCAACCACACACCCCCCATCAACGGAACAGACAGCATCATGG CCAACCGGGGAACAGCTCCACCTAGCTCAGGAGATGAGATCGGCAAAGCCCTGGCATCA ATTTATCCTTCGGACCACAACAGCAACACCTTCCCTTCATCTCCATCTACTCCAGTGGGCTCTCCCCAGGCCATAGCAG gttCTGCCTCTCAGTGGTCCCGGGGCTCGGGACAGGCCACACCCTCTCCAAACTTTGAGGGAGGACTGCAGGCTCTG CAAAACAAAATGGAGGACCGTCTGGAGGAGGCAATCCACGTTCTGCAGCGCCACGCCGGGGGACAGGGGGGCCCAGGGGGGCTGACTGACATGCACAGCCTCCTCAGCGCTGGGATAGGAGGTCTTGCCCAGGCCTTCAACAACGCTGGCCTGGGACTGGCCAACAGACTGCCCAACCTA ATGTCCAACCACCATGAGGACTCTGCTGGTCCGCCCTCTAGTGGTCCTGGTCTGCATGGTCACCATGGCCCTCCCTCAGCCCAGCCTGGCAGCCAACCTGAGGGCTTCACCA GCCTCTCCCGCTCCACACACTCGTCCAGTGGCGCCGACATCAAAAGGGAGGACAAGGAGGATGACGAGAACTCCTCCGTGGCTGACAAGTCAGAGGACGAGAAGAAAGACTCGAAGGCCCGCCCCCGAACAAG AGAGACGTTCTCCTTCCagaccttctcttcctccctatcAGACACGGGAGCAGA CAGCAGCTGCAGCGTGGCCTCGCCCAGCGACGACAACCTGAcggcagaggagaaggagaagcgtGAGCGGGAGCGCCGCTCGGCCAACAACGTCCGGGAGAGGGTGCGCGTGCGCGACATTAACGAGGCGTTCAGGGAGCTGGGCCGGATGGTGCAGGTGCACCTGCGCGGCGACAAGGCCCAGACCAAACTCATCATCCTGCAGCAGGCCTCGCAGGTCATTATGGGCCTGGAGAAGCAGGTCCGAG AGCGTAACCTGAAYCCCAAGGCAGCGTGTCTGAagcggagggaggaagagaaggtttCGGGGGTGGACCCCCAGATGCAGATGGGAGGGGGCCACCCCGGGTTAGGCGGCGATGGACACAACTCTGTGAACCATATGTAA